In Haloterrigena turkmenica DSM 5511, a single genomic region encodes these proteins:
- a CDS encoding DUF5811 family protein codes for MNGNTPYAGLPGETGAGQRAAADVPDLSRTQKRSLHRDVSRIAARTRDFLPDEYVVDSEVSQSMTGPQVTVAVRPPIGHAVSAGFTPDLEEVAAGDAVITADERDEVARGLAASAALQVKQAISDNVTPTAK; via the coding sequence ATGAACGGAAATACGCCGTACGCCGGGCTGCCGGGAGAAACGGGTGCTGGTCAGCGTGCCGCGGCGGACGTTCCGGACCTCTCGCGGACCCAGAAACGCTCCCTCCACCGAGACGTCTCCCGAATCGCCGCTCGAACCCGTGACTTCCTCCCCGACGAATACGTCGTCGACTCCGAGGTTTCCCAGAGCATGACCGGCCCGCAGGTCACCGTCGCCGTCCGCCCGCCGATCGGCCACGCCGTCAGCGCCGGCTTCACGCCCGACTTAGAGGAGGTCGCGGCCGGCGACGCGGTGATCACCGCCGACGAACGCGACGAGGTGGCCCGCGGACTGGCGGCCAGCGCCGCCCTGCAGGTCAAGCAGGCGATCAGCGACAACGTGACGCCGACCGCGAAGTAA
- a CDS encoding long-chain-fatty-acid--CoA ligase, translating into MHKPLLVTDFLDRARNHYGDEEAVVATTGERYTYGELGERADRFSAALQERGIEKGDRVAVLDPNTHYHLEAAYGSMQLGAVHTPLNYRLTSDDFSYMLEDAEVDAIYADYDFADKIEPIRDEVPTETFITNDADAVEGEWEEFDAVLEDAGTEYDRPEMNEDEIITMNYTSGTTGDPKGVCRTHRSETLHAYLITAHQELRDDDVYLWTLPMFHVNGWGHIYAVTGIGAKHVCTRGVDAGDIFEAVQTEDVSYMCGAPTVLNMLIDYYEEHDPETTGANDVRIATAGSAPPEATIRTVEDEFGWYLKHVYGATETGPLITTSDARRTFDDDDLDRFAIKKRQGLGYLGTEIRVVDEDGNDVDRDDASIGEIVVRGNQVMEKYWNKPEETEEAFNDRVEGYYHTGDLAVVDEHGMISIQDRKKDIIISGGENISSIELEDTLFDHPEVSDVAVIPAPSDEWGETPKAFVVPSNGDPDDPSVTRDELVEFTRDNLAGYKVVREVEFVEELPTTATGKIQKYELRQEEWEDEDRMVGQG; encoded by the coding sequence ATGCACAAGCCACTGCTCGTGACGGACTTCCTCGACCGGGCGCGCAACCATTACGGAGACGAGGAAGCCGTCGTCGCCACGACGGGGGAGCGGTACACGTACGGCGAGCTCGGCGAGCGAGCCGATCGATTCTCGGCGGCGCTGCAGGAGCGGGGCATCGAGAAGGGCGACCGCGTCGCGGTGCTCGATCCCAACACCCACTACCACCTCGAGGCGGCCTACGGGAGCATGCAACTCGGCGCGGTGCACACGCCGCTGAACTACCGGTTGACGTCCGACGACTTCTCGTACATGCTCGAGGACGCGGAGGTCGACGCCATCTACGCCGACTACGACTTCGCCGACAAGATCGAGCCGATCCGCGACGAGGTGCCGACGGAGACGTTCATCACGAACGACGCCGACGCGGTGGAGGGCGAGTGGGAGGAGTTCGACGCGGTGCTCGAGGACGCGGGCACCGAGTACGACCGCCCCGAGATGAACGAAGACGAAATCATCACGATGAACTACACCTCGGGGACGACGGGCGACCCGAAGGGAGTCTGTCGGACCCACCGCTCGGAGACGCTCCACGCCTATCTGATCACGGCCCACCAGGAGCTGCGCGACGACGACGTCTACCTCTGGACGCTACCGATGTTCCACGTCAACGGCTGGGGCCACATCTACGCCGTGACGGGGATCGGCGCGAAACACGTCTGCACGCGCGGCGTCGACGCCGGGGACATCTTCGAGGCGGTGCAGACGGAGGACGTCTCGTACATGTGCGGCGCGCCGACGGTGTTGAACATGCTGATCGACTACTACGAGGAACACGATCCGGAGACGACCGGAGCCAACGACGTCCGCATCGCGACCGCCGGATCAGCGCCGCCAGAGGCCACCATCCGCACCGTCGAGGACGAGTTCGGCTGGTACCTGAAACACGTCTACGGCGCGACCGAGACGGGACCGCTGATCACCACCTCCGACGCCCGCCGGACGTTCGACGACGACGATTTGGACCGGTTCGCGATCAAGAAACGCCAGGGACTGGGCTATCTCGGCACCGAGATCCGCGTCGTCGACGAGGACGGCAACGACGTCGACCGCGACGACGCCTCGATCGGCGAGATCGTCGTCCGCGGCAATCAGGTCATGGAGAAGTACTGGAACAAGCCCGAGGAGACCGAAGAGGCGTTCAACGACCGCGTCGAGGGCTACTACCACACCGGCGACCTCGCCGTCGTCGACGAACACGGGATGATCTCCATCCAGGACCGCAAGAAGGACATTATCATCTCCGGCGGCGAGAACATCTCGAGCATCGAACTCGAGGACACGCTGTTCGACCACCCAGAGGTCTCGGACGTGGCCGTCATCCCGGCGCCAAGCGACGAGTGGGGCGAGACGCCGAAGGCCTTCGTCGTGCCGAGTAACGGCGATCCCGACGACCCGAGCGTGACCCGCGACGAACTCGTCGAGTTCACTCGCGACAACCTCGCGGGCTACAAGGTCGTTCGAGAAGTCGAGTTCGTCGAGGAACTGCCGACGACGGCGACCGGCAAGATCCAGAAGTACGAACTCCGCCAGGAGGAGTGGGAAGACGAGGATCGGATGGTGGGTCAGGGCTAA
- a CDS encoding pyruvoyl-dependent arginine decarboxylase has translation MSTIRVVWGSASAPTAMASYDAALAEAGVENYNLVSVSSVIPADVDVEAVGTAPDLGPVGDRLTVVEARATTAGPGRVSAALAWAQSAEGPGLFYETAGETDQADVERRVREGLRAGQELRDWQFADPQVAVESQRAESGEHTTAIVLAVYGESEPIC, from the coding sequence ATGAGCACGATTCGAGTCGTCTGGGGGTCCGCCTCGGCCCCGACGGCGATGGCCTCCTACGACGCCGCGCTCGCCGAGGCCGGTGTCGAGAACTACAATCTGGTTTCCGTCTCCTCGGTGATCCCGGCCGACGTCGACGTCGAGGCCGTCGGGACGGCGCCCGACCTCGGCCCCGTCGGCGACCGACTGACCGTCGTCGAGGCTCGAGCCACCACTGCGGGACCGGGACGGGTCAGCGCGGCGCTGGCGTGGGCCCAATCGGCCGAGGGGCCGGGGCTGTTCTACGAGACGGCCGGCGAGACGGATCAGGCCGACGTCGAACGCCGGGTTCGCGAGGGACTCCGTGCCGGTCAGGAACTTCGGGACTGGCAGTTCGCCGATCCGCAGGTAGCCGTCGAGAGCCAGCGGGCCGAATCCGGCGAGCACACGACTGCTATCGTCCTCGCGGTGTACGGCGAGAGCGAGCCGATCTGTTGA
- a CDS encoding ATP synthase subunit B — translation MKEYQTITEISGPLVFAEVDEPVGYDEIVEIETEDGRTLRGQVLESSEGLVSIQVFEGTGGIDRNASVRFLGETMKMPVTEDLLGRVLDGSGNPIDGGPEIVPDERHDIVGKAINPYSREYPEEFIQTGVSAIDGMNTLVRGQKLPIFSASGLPHNDLALQIARQATVPEEDEGGDGDEGSEFAVVFGAMGITAEEANEFMDDFERTGALERSVVFMNLADDPAVERQVTPRLALTTAEYLAFEKDYHVLVILTDMTNYCEALREIGAAREEVPGRRGYPGYMYTDLAQLYERAGRIEGKEGSVTQIPILTMPGDDETHPIPDLTGYITEGQIMMDRDLNSQGIEPPVNVLPSLSRLMDDGIGEGLTRADHGDVSDQMYAAYAEGEDLRDLVNIVGREALSERDNKYLDFADRFEEEFVQQGYDTNRSIDETLELGWDLLSMLPPEELNRIDEDLIEEHYREEEPEAVQAD, via the coding sequence ATGAAAGAGTACCAGACAATCACGGAAATCAGCGGTCCGCTGGTGTTCGCCGAGGTCGACGAACCGGTCGGTTACGACGAGATCGTCGAGATCGAGACCGAGGACGGGCGGACGCTGCGCGGCCAGGTGCTGGAATCGAGCGAAGGACTCGTCTCGATCCAGGTGTTCGAAGGCACTGGCGGGATCGACCGCAACGCCTCCGTTCGCTTCTTAGGCGAGACGATGAAGATGCCCGTCACCGAGGATCTGCTCGGGCGGGTGCTGGACGGCTCCGGGAACCCGATCGACGGCGGCCCGGAGATCGTCCCCGACGAACGACATGACATCGTCGGCAAAGCGATCAACCCCTACTCCCGGGAGTACCCCGAGGAGTTCATCCAGACGGGCGTCTCCGCCATCGACGGCATGAACACGCTGGTCCGCGGCCAGAAGCTCCCGATCTTCTCCGCGTCGGGGCTGCCCCACAACGACCTCGCGCTCCAGATCGCCCGACAGGCGACTGTGCCGGAGGAGGACGAGGGCGGCGACGGCGACGAGGGCTCCGAGTTCGCCGTCGTCTTCGGCGCGATGGGGATCACCGCCGAGGAGGCCAACGAGTTCATGGACGACTTCGAACGCACGGGCGCCCTCGAGCGCTCGGTCGTCTTCATGAACCTCGCGGACGACCCCGCAGTCGAGCGGCAGGTCACGCCGCGACTCGCCCTGACCACGGCCGAGTACCTGGCCTTCGAGAAGGATTACCACGTCTTGGTCATCCTGACGGACATGACCAACTACTGTGAGGCGCTGCGCGAGATCGGCGCCGCACGCGAGGAGGTCCCGGGCCGCCGTGGCTACCCCGGCTACATGTACACCGACCTGGCACAGCTCTACGAGCGCGCCGGTCGTATCGAGGGCAAGGAGGGATCGGTCACGCAGATTCCGATCCTGACGATGCCCGGCGACGACGAGACCCACCCGATTCCGGACCTGACCGGCTACATTACCGAGGGCCAGATCATGATGGATCGGGACCTCAACAGTCAGGGGATCGAACCGCCGGTCAACGTCCTGCCCAGCCTCTCGCGGCTGATGGACGACGGGATCGGCGAGGGCCTGACCCGCGCGGACCACGGCGACGTCTCCGACCAGATGTACGCCGCCTACGCGGAAGGTGAGGACCTGCGCGACCTCGTCAACATTGTCGGTCGCGAAGCGCTCTCCGAGCGCGACAACAAGTACCTCGACTTCGCCGACCGCTTCGAGGAAGAATTCGTCCAGCAGGGCTACGACACCAACCGCTCGATCGACGAGACGCTCGAGCTCGGCTGGGACCTGCTCTCGATGCTCCCACCGGAGGAGCTCAACCGGATCGACGAGGACCTCATCGAGGAGCACTACCGCGAAGAGGAGCCGGAAGCCGTTCAGGCCGACTGA
- a CDS encoding DUF6276 family protein has product MACTACSSPTVVFSIPEEYREHAPGESPAGSLCTRCLNVDPDGGSPLEEPDFSRVSDAYPTDPDAAIPLALAVALCSSLATNRAAIEDLLEAVERAGTDPLLALDRLVDDPDIEPTIDLERRRHQLEQLLY; this is encoded by the coding sequence ATGGCCTGCACGGCGTGTAGCTCACCGACGGTCGTCTTTTCGATCCCCGAGGAGTACCGCGAGCACGCGCCGGGAGAGTCGCCGGCCGGGTCGCTCTGTACCCGCTGTTTGAACGTCGATCCCGACGGGGGAAGCCCCCTCGAGGAACCGGATTTCTCTAGGGTCAGCGACGCGTATCCGACCGACCCCGACGCGGCGATTCCGCTGGCGCTCGCCGTGGCTCTGTGTTCGTCGCTCGCGACGAATCGGGCCGCGATCGAAGACCTTCTCGAGGCCGTCGAACGCGCGGGGACCGACCCGCTGCTCGCGCTCGACCGGCTGGTCGACGACCCCGACATCGAGCCGACGATCGACCTCGAGCGGCGCCGGCATCAACTCGAGCAACTGTTGTACTAA
- a CDS encoding V-type ATP synthase subunit D, translating into MAKDVKPTRKNLMEIEDRIELSERGHGTLEKKRDGLIMEFMDILDKAQDVRGDLAQDYEDAQKKINMARAMEGDVAVRGAAAALQEHPEITTESKNIMGVVVPQIESSRVSKSLDQRGYGIMGTSARIDEAAEAYEDLLESIILAAEVETAMKKMLREIETTKRRVNALEFKLLPDLYEGQEYIEQKLEEQEREETFRLKKIKEKKEQAEKEERKAEEEAEDEVAPEDEGGDTAEPDMEQSTAGGVPGGD; encoded by the coding sequence ATGGCCAAGGACGTCAAGCCCACCCGCAAGAACCTGATGGAGATCGAGGATCGGATCGAACTCTCCGAGCGGGGACACGGGACGCTCGAGAAGAAACGGGACGGGCTGATCATGGAGTTCATGGACATCCTGGACAAGGCCCAGGACGTCCGCGGGGACCTCGCACAGGACTACGAGGACGCCCAGAAGAAGATCAACATGGCCCGAGCCATGGAGGGCGACGTCGCGGTCCGCGGGGCCGCCGCCGCGCTGCAGGAACACCCCGAGATCACCACCGAATCGAAGAACATCATGGGCGTGGTCGTGCCCCAGATCGAGTCCTCGCGAGTCTCGAAGAGCCTCGATCAGCGGGGCTACGGGATCATGGGCACTTCCGCCCGCATCGACGAGGCCGCCGAGGCCTACGAGGACCTCCTCGAGAGCATCATCCTCGCCGCCGAGGTCGAGACGGCGATGAAGAAGATGCTCCGGGAGATCGAGACCACCAAGCGCCGCGTCAACGCTCTCGAGTTCAAACTCCTGCCTGACCTCTACGAAGGCCAGGAATACATCGAGCAAAAACTCGAGGAGCAGGAACGTGAGGAGACGTTCCGCCTGAAGAAGATCAAGGAGAAGAAAGAGCAGGCCGAGAAGGAAGAGCGGAAGGCCGAAGAAGAGGCGGAAGACGAAGTGGCTCCCGAGGACGAGGGCGGAGACACGGCCGAACCGGACATGGAGCAGTCGACTGCGGGCGGCGTTCCGGGCGGCGACTGA
- a CDS encoding V-type ATP synthase subunit C, whose product MSAGASNPEYVNARVRSRRASLFADEDYRKLVRMGPSEIARFMEETEYEREINALGARFSGVDLIEYALNRNLAKHFQDLLDWSEGRLYDHIARYLRKFDVWNLKTVFRGIYTDSEPEEVRTDLIRAGELEDATIDRLLETDSIEDAIEFLRGTSYYEPLTEAYAEFEDHGALVPLENALDREFYENLLADVSRGPSAEPQEGPEAKYVEFLQAEIDFRNVRNALRLARSGADLDPAAYYIDGGVLFDRTDLSRLVGDYDALVDHIAENKRYGDRLSGALERLRDADSLIQFEHALDAALLEYADTLSSIYPTSVSAVLSYILAKEREVENIRAIARGREVGLDETEIEEELVIL is encoded by the coding sequence ATGAGCGCAGGTGCCTCGAATCCGGAATACGTGAACGCTCGCGTGCGGTCCCGACGAGCGTCGCTGTTCGCGGACGAAGACTATCGGAAGCTGGTCCGGATGGGGCCGAGCGAGATCGCGCGGTTCATGGAGGAGACGGAGTACGAGCGCGAGATCAACGCGCTCGGTGCGCGGTTCTCGGGCGTCGACCTGATCGAGTACGCCCTGAACCGCAACCTCGCGAAACACTTCCAGGATCTGCTGGACTGGTCGGAGGGTCGCCTCTACGACCACATCGCCCGGTATCTCCGGAAGTTCGACGTCTGGAACCTGAAGACGGTCTTCCGCGGGATCTACACCGACAGCGAGCCCGAGGAGGTCCGGACGGACCTGATCCGGGCCGGCGAACTCGAGGACGCGACGATCGATCGCCTCCTCGAGACCGACTCCATCGAGGACGCGATCGAGTTCCTGCGCGGTACGAGTTACTACGAGCCCCTGACCGAGGCCTACGCGGAGTTCGAGGATCACGGCGCACTCGTTCCGCTCGAGAACGCCCTCGACCGGGAGTTCTACGAGAACCTGCTCGCGGACGTTTCGCGGGGCCCGAGCGCCGAACCTCAGGAGGGGCCGGAGGCGAAATACGTCGAGTTCCTGCAAGCGGAAATCGACTTCCGGAACGTCCGGAACGCCCTGCGGCTGGCCCGCAGCGGAGCGGATCTCGATCCCGCGGCCTACTACATCGACGGCGGCGTCCTGTTCGATCGGACGGATCTGAGTCGGCTCGTCGGCGATTACGACGCGCTCGTCGACCACATCGCCGAGAACAAACGCTACGGCGACCGCCTCTCGGGGGCGCTGGAACGGCTCCGCGACGCTGACAGCCTTATCCAGTTCGAGCACGCACTAGACGCTGCGTTGCTCGAGTACGCCGATACGCTCTCGAGCATCTACCCGACCTCCGTTTCGGCCGTGCTCTCGTACATCCTCGCGAAGGAGCGCGAGGTCGAGAACATCCGTGCGATCGCGCGCGGTCGAGAGGTCGGTCTCGACGAAACCGAGATCGAAGAGGAGCTGGTGATCCTATGA
- a CDS encoding V-type ATP synthase subunit F, giving the protein MSQEIAVVGSPEFTTGFRLAGVRRFENVPDDEKDERLDEAATAALEDEGVGIVVMHDDDLEHLSRNVRQEVETSVEPVVVTIGSGTGGGGLREQIKRAIGIDLMDEDEQ; this is encoded by the coding sequence ATGAGCCAGGAAATCGCAGTCGTCGGCAGTCCGGAGTTCACGACCGGCTTCCGCCTCGCGGGGGTCCGCCGCTTCGAGAACGTCCCGGACGACGAGAAGGACGAGCGACTGGACGAGGCGGCGACGGCGGCCCTCGAAGACGAGGGTGTCGGCATCGTCGTCATGCACGACGACGACCTCGAGCACCTGTCGCGCAACGTGCGCCAGGAAGTCGAGACGAGCGTCGAACCGGTCGTCGTCACGATCGGGAGCGGAACCGGTGGCGGCGGACTGCGCGAGCAGATCAAACGCGCGATCGGTATCGACCTGATGGACGAGGACGAACAATAA
- a CDS encoding ATP synthase subunit A has product MSQAEDIESVDEDGVIESVSGPVVTATDLDARMNDVVYVGDEGLMGEVIEIEGNLTTIQVYEETSGVGPGEPVQNTGEPLSVDLGPGMLDSIYDGVQRPLDVLEGKMGTAFLDRGVDAPGIDLEKQWEFTPKVEPGDEVEPGDIVGVVEETVTIDHKVMVPPDYEGGEVTTVGDGEFTVEETVVELDNGEEIQMHQEWPVREARPAGDKETPTEPLVTGQRVQDGLFPLAKGGTAAIPGPFGSGKTVTQQQLAKWSDADIVVYIGCGERGNEMTEVIEDFPELPDPQTGNPLMARTCLIANTSNMPVAARESCIYTGITIAEYYRDMGYDVALMADSTSRWAEAMREISSRLEEMPGEEGYPAYLAAALSEFYERAGKFQLMNGGEGSISVVGAVSPPGGDFSEPVTQNTLRIVKTFWALDADLAERRHFPSINWNESYSLYKDQLDPWWESNVAGDWAETRQWAVDVLDEEGELQEIVQLVGKDALPEDQQLTLEVARFLREAWLQQNALHDVDTYCEPEKTYRMLEAIKTFNDEAFNALEAGVPVEEITDVDAAPRLNRMGTAEEWESFIEEIENDLQEQLRALY; this is encoded by the coding sequence ATGAGCCAGGCAGAAGACATCGAATCCGTCGACGAAGACGGTGTAATCGAAAGCGTGAGCGGTCCGGTCGTGACCGCCACGGACCTCGACGCCCGGATGAACGACGTCGTCTACGTCGGCGACGAAGGACTGATGGGCGAGGTCATCGAGATCGAAGGGAACCTGACCACCATTCAGGTCTACGAGGAAACCTCCGGCGTCGGCCCGGGCGAACCCGTCCAGAACACGGGCGAACCCCTGAGCGTCGACCTCGGACCCGGCATGCTGGACTCCATCTACGACGGTGTCCAGCGCCCGCTCGACGTTCTCGAGGGGAAGATGGGAACGGCGTTCTTAGACCGCGGGGTCGACGCCCCGGGGATCGACCTCGAGAAGCAGTGGGAGTTCACCCCCAAGGTCGAGCCCGGTGACGAGGTCGAGCCCGGCGACATCGTCGGCGTCGTCGAGGAGACCGTCACCATCGACCACAAGGTCATGGTGCCGCCGGACTACGAGGGCGGCGAAGTCACCACCGTCGGTGACGGCGAGTTCACGGTCGAGGAGACCGTCGTCGAACTCGACAACGGCGAGGAGATCCAGATGCACCAGGAGTGGCCGGTCCGAGAGGCCCGCCCCGCCGGTGACAAGGAGACGCCGACCGAGCCGCTGGTGACGGGCCAGCGCGTCCAGGACGGTCTTTTCCCGCTCGCGAAGGGCGGGACGGCGGCGATTCCCGGGCCGTTCGGCTCCGGGAAGACCGTCACCCAGCAGCAACTCGCCAAGTGGTCCGACGCGGACATCGTCGTCTACATCGGCTGTGGCGAGCGCGGCAACGAGATGACCGAGGTTATCGAGGACTTCCCGGAACTGCCGGACCCACAGACCGGGAACCCGCTGATGGCTCGGACCTGCCTCATCGCCAACACGTCGAACATGCCCGTCGCGGCCCGCGAGTCCTGTATCTACACGGGAATCACGATCGCGGAGTACTACCGCGACATGGGCTACGACGTCGCGCTGATGGCCGACTCCACCTCCCGGTGGGCCGAGGCCATGCGCGAGATCTCTTCCCGACTCGAGGAGATGCCCGGCGAAGAGGGGTACCCCGCGTACCTCGCCGCTGCGCTCTCGGAGTTCTACGAGCGCGCCGGCAAGTTCCAGCTGATGAACGGCGGCGAAGGGTCGATTTCGGTCGTCGGGGCGGTCTCGCCGCCGGGCGGCGACTTCTCCGAGCCGGTCACCCAGAACACGCTGCGTATCGTCAAGACGTTCTGGGCGCTTGACGCCGACCTCGCGGAGCGTCGGCACTTCCCCTCGATTAACTGGAACGAGTCCTACTCGCTGTACAAGGACCAGCTCGACCCGTGGTGGGAGTCGAACGTCGCCGGCGACTGGGCGGAGACCCGCCAGTGGGCGGTCGACGTGTTAGACGAGGAAGGCGAGCTCCAGGAGATCGTTCAGCTCGTCGGTAAGGACGCGCTGCCGGAAGACCAGCAGCTGACCCTCGAGGTCGCTCGCTTCCTCCGTGAAGCGTGGCTCCAGCAGAACGCGCTCCACGACGTCGACACCTACTGCGAACCCGAGAAGACCTACCGGATGCTCGAGGCCATCAAGACGTTCAACGACGAGGCCTTCAACGCGCTCGAGGCCGGCGTCCCGGTCGAGGAGATCACGGACGTCGACGCCGCCCCGCGGCTCAACCGGATGGGCACCGCCGAGGAGTGGGAATCGTTCATCGAGGAGATCGAGAACGACCTCCAGGAACAACTGCGAGCACTGTACTAA
- a CDS encoding V-type ATP synthase subunit E: MSLDTVVEDIREEAHARAEDIRAEGEARADEIESAAEEDAEEIRAEAEREADREVEQLREQRLSSAKLEAKQKRLEARRDVLSDVREEVEDELAALVGDTREELTRALLEGASDEFDEGDDVNVYGRADDEELIESILADYDGYEYAGEYDCLGGVVVESDQSRVRVNNTFDSVLEDVWEDNLREISNRLFEQ, from the coding sequence ATGAGTTTGGACACAGTCGTAGAAGACATTCGAGAAGAGGCCCACGCGCGTGCGGAGGATATCCGCGCTGAGGGCGAAGCGCGCGCTGACGAGATCGAATCGGCCGCCGAGGAGGACGCCGAGGAGATTCGCGCGGAGGCCGAGCGGGAGGCCGACCGCGAGGTCGAGCAGTTGCGCGAACAGCGCCTCTCCAGCGCGAAGCTGGAGGCGAAACAGAAGCGCCTGGAGGCCCGCCGCGACGTCCTCAGCGACGTCCGCGAGGAGGTCGAAGACGAACTCGCCGCCCTCGTTGGGGACACCCGCGAGGAGCTGACGCGTGCGCTCCTCGAGGGCGCCAGCGACGAGTTCGACGAGGGCGACGACGTCAACGTCTACGGCCGCGCCGACGACGAGGAGCTGATCGAGTCGATCCTCGCCGACTACGACGGCTACGAGTACGCCGGCGAGTACGATTGCCTCGGCGGCGTCGTCGTCGAGAGCGACCAGTCTCGGGTTCGGGTCAACAACACGTTCGACTCGGTGCTCGAGGACGTCTGGGAAGACAACCTCCGGGAGATCAGTAACCGACTCTTCGAGCAATGA
- the pan2 gene encoding proteasome-activating nucleotidase Pan2, giving the protein MSRSPSIPDRPHRDIDPDLPDDERLEALRDHYQDLVDVNEQLSEQLDDADERREQLRERVDRIERENETLKSSSLYIATVEDVLENEEVIVKQHGNNQEVLTDVSPRIVEQIEPGDRVAVNDSFAIQTVLNAETDARAQSMEITERPEVTYADIGGIDEQVREVREAVEQPLAEPELFTEVGIEPPSGVLLYGPPGTGKTMLAKAVANETDATFIKMAGSELVRKFIGEGSRLVRDLFEMAREREPAIIFIDEIDAIATRRSESKTSGDAEVQRTMMQLLSEMDGFEARGEIRIIAATNRFDMLDRAILRPGRFDRLIEVPEPDRDGREQILEIHTRGMNVADDVDFAALADDTEGYSGAEIESLSTEAGMFAIRNDRNEVTHQDFVEALEKIEEDDSSDVISSPGYFYQ; this is encoded by the coding sequence ATGTCTCGAAGCCCGTCTATCCCCGACCGACCTCACCGCGATATCGATCCGGATCTCCCCGACGACGAGCGGCTCGAGGCGCTCCGCGATCACTATCAGGACCTCGTGGACGTCAACGAACAGCTTTCCGAACAGCTCGATGACGCCGACGAGCGCCGGGAGCAACTCCGCGAGCGCGTCGACCGCATCGAGCGCGAAAACGAGACGCTCAAGAGCTCCTCGCTGTACATCGCCACCGTCGAGGACGTCCTCGAGAACGAGGAGGTCATCGTCAAACAGCACGGGAACAACCAGGAGGTACTGACCGACGTCTCGCCGCGGATCGTCGAGCAGATCGAGCCCGGCGACCGCGTCGCCGTCAACGACTCCTTCGCGATTCAGACGGTGTTAAACGCCGAGACCGACGCGCGGGCCCAGTCGATGGAGATCACCGAACGGCCCGAAGTCACCTACGCCGACATCGGCGGCATCGACGAGCAGGTCCGGGAGGTCCGCGAGGCCGTCGAACAGCCGCTGGCCGAACCCGAGCTGTTCACCGAGGTCGGCATCGAACCGCCGAGCGGCGTCCTGCTCTACGGCCCGCCGGGGACGGGCAAGACGATGCTCGCCAAAGCGGTCGCCAACGAGACCGACGCCACCTTCATCAAGATGGCCGGCTCCGAACTCGTCCGCAAGTTCATCGGGGAAGGCTCGCGGCTCGTCCGTGACCTCTTCGAGATGGCCCGCGAGCGCGAGCCCGCCATCATCTTCATCGACGAGATCGACGCCATCGCGACCCGCCGCTCCGAGTCCAAGACCTCCGGCGACGCCGAGGTCCAGCGGACCATGATGCAACTCCTCTCCGAGATGGACGGCTTCGAGGCCCGCGGCGAGATCCGCATCATCGCCGCGACTAACCGCTTCGACATGCTCGACCGCGCAATTTTGCGCCCCGGCCGATTCGACCGCCTCATCGAGGTGCCCGAACCCGACCGCGACGGCCGCGAGCAGATCCTCGAGATCCACACCCGCGGCATGAACGTCGCCGACGACGTCGACTTCGCCGCCCTCGCAGACGACACCGAGGGCTACTCCGGCGCCGAAATCGAGAGCCTCTCCACCGAGGCCGGCATGTTCGCCATCCGCAACGACCGCAACGAGGTCACCCACCAGGACTTCGTAGAGGCCCTCGAGAAGATCGAGGAAGACGACTCGAGCGACGTGATTTCGTCGCCCGGCTACTTCTATCAATAA
- a CDS encoding zinc ribbon domain-containing protein produces MKGDDRGCPKCDHTGTEIDEIATSGTGLSKLFDIQNRQFMVVSCTNCGYSELYRGQSTGNMVDLFLG; encoded by the coding sequence ATGAAAGGCGACGACCGCGGCTGCCCCAAGTGCGATCACACGGGGACCGAGATCGACGAGATCGCGACGAGCGGGACCGGGCTATCGAAGCTTTTCGATATACAGAACCGCCAATTCATGGTCGTGAGCTGTACGAACTGCGGCTACTCCGAACTCTATCGCGGCCAGTCGACGGGGAATATGGTCGACCTCTTTCTCGGGTAG